The Mercurialis annua linkage group LG7, ddMerAnnu1.2, whole genome shotgun sequence genome includes the window TTAATCTTCCTAcctttttttaactaaattgaTCAATTTTCCTTCTAGTAACCTTATGTAATTCATGGTGCAGTAGATATTTGGTTTGGTTACGTCGAGGGTGAAGGCTGGTGAAGCTGTCTAAATTATGATTTCTGTTTTTTATATCttaaatttattgttattaatcTGAATATTCATGGCCATTTTTGAAACTATATGAACAAGCCTCCTCGCGAGTCACCTATAATTTGGTAGATTAATTGAAAAGTAGCCCAGACTCCAACCAAAACAGTTGCATTATAAACATTATTAGGGAACCAGCTTGTTGAGTGGTCAAGAATAAAATAGCCTCCCCTATGTTTTAATCGTCTCTGCTGGTACTAGTTTTAATTGTGAGGAAAATTGTTACGGTAAATGTCTGAGGTTGATTGCAGGGAGTTTTTGATATACATTTTAATGCTATGCAAATAACCTGATTTTCTTTCGGAGATCTAACTTGTTCATGTTCTCACTATTCTTTAGCGCCATTGTTTTTGTGATTGCAGTTGGAGCAAATTATCAAGCATGAACGTTGCACGCTACGATTTCGCGTGTGCAGAAGTTAACGGCAAAGTTTATGTTGTTGGAGGTTATGGAATAGACGGTGATAGTCTATCGAGTGCTGAGATGTATGATCCCGACACCGGAAAGTGGACCCTAATAGAGAGTCTACGTCGCTCGAGGTGGGGTTGTTTCGGTTGTAGCTTTGAGGGAAAGCTTTATGTCATGGGAGGCAGGTCAAGCTTCACCATAGGCAATTCAAAGAAGGTCGATGTGTACAATCCCGAGAGGCAGACATGGTGTGAAATGAAGAATGGTTGCGTCATGGTTACTGCTCATGCTGTGCTGGGAAAGAAGCTCTTCTGTATGGAGTGGAAGGATGAGCGTAAACTAGCTATATTTAACTCAGAAGATGATTCCTGGAAAATGGTTCCGGTTCCGATAGCCGGAAGCTCGACTATTGGTTTTCGGTTCGGAATACTTGATGGGAAACTTTTACTGTTCCCACAGGAGAAAGTACCAGGTTGCTATACTCTGCTGTATGATCCTAATGCTTCCCCAGGTTCCGAGTGGCGGATGTCGGAAATTAAGCCATCTGGACAGTGCTTGTGCTGTGTAACTGTCAAGGCTTGAAATGATATGCTGCACATTTAGTGATTTTCTCTGTAATAGTATGCGTTTGTACTTTTGATCGGATTATCCATTTGACGTTATCATTTAGATAGCTTCACTCCGTGCTTAATCATGGAAGCGAGCCTTCCTCGTTGGTGCAGTTTAAAATAGCTAGTGATTTTTTTGAACCTTGTGATGGAATCAGGATCACCATCTATTCCATAGCCTCCAACATGTGAATACTTTAGTCACCTCTAACATTCTGGCAGTTCGGATATAACTTTCTTCTAGCAGTGATTTCAATACAGTTTTTTTTACTCTCGAAAATTTTCGATGGCAGCCCGAACTGTAGCGTATTCAGGTCTAAGGGTAGTTCCGCGCCCCCAGCCTGCCATATTGCTTGTTTAAGATTTGTGTGCTGGTCATGCATATGCTAGTTTTTGCTGGATTATCTTCTCCAGAAACACCAAGGAAGAATGATTATACAGTTCCACAATGTTATATTAATATCTTTAAAGATATTAACTAAaatgtacttttgtaaatatgaaatataaaaaatgaacaattgtACTTATGTTCTAcatttgattcttttttttatgtcaatcactcatattaaatttatacgTATATGTTATAATTACCTCCATCCTAAAATATACTAATTCTATCCCATTTGATAAAATTGTCCTTTTAGATATTGTATtccaaattataatatatttttaatttcataattttttatcattttcaaaattaattttatttaatttaaattagtgttttagtttttataaaatatatcaaagaaATACTTTTAATCACCGGTGCTAGAAAGATAAAAGCAacttttatctttatttaaaataataatggcGTGTCCAAATGATATACTTACCTACatggaattaaaataaaataaaatcatcaaaacttaaaatttatttgtgtgctttttagtatattttttttatatataatttgaggagggggagcgcttgtgggagaaatttAGAACCTAATTTGCTAATTCaagcattttaaaaaatattattccaCCGGAAGTTTTCATCTGTTTTTAAGTTGTGTGTGTAACTGTTTTACAAGTTTTTCACTTATGATGCactaaacatattaaaaacatagTGACATTCTCACACTTTGAGCAGGAAAAGAGTGTGCTTGATCCTTGTGAGGATGAAAATGATGATATGGAAGAAGATGAAGTAAGCTTAGGAGCTGATTCTGTACAAAAATCAGACTCTTCTAATTCTGATATTGAGGTGAAGTTACATAATCTTCTAATCCCTAAAGTATTTAGCCGAGCTTGAAAATTAGGAGTCATGATGCTCAAAAGagagatttaatttaatttgctATAGTTTCAGGCTAATCAATGGCAAAAAATGAGCTCATAATTACACCAGTAGGTAAATACACTCCTGTCACCTTTTATACTCTGGTTACCTTGTTATATTGGTATTTGGAGAGTTTGAAGGTAGAAGTAATTAGTTCTTATCTTGAAAGGCAAGGCACACAATGGCATGGTTGGCCATGGTAACATTTCAAACTGAATATTACAATACGTGAACCTTTCATGAAATATCAGGGCTGGCTATATTGAGTTGACCTTTTGAAGGTTAAGAAATGTTAGCAGGCCAGGGGGAATTTttgactaattaaattaatgtgCGCGAAGATGACACTCAAGATCCAGAAGAGGATGAGCAACAAATGGCTAGGGTGAAGAATTGGATTGCTTACACTCTAAGTTTTAATGATATCCTCTCTATTTTCCCGGATATATCCGTGGTAACAATTCCTCCTTTTCCTTCTGTACAATATTAATTACtttgaaacaaattttaaattcaaccgGTGACTTTCTGGCTTATTAATGCAGGTCCTGACTGAAGGTAATCGGAACCGTTTATTCTTGTCAATGCTCAAACAGGAAATGCTAAAGCTGCAATAAATGTCTTAGTTCGTTCTTGCTGGATTTCAGAAATTATCGACAAGCTTGTAAACGAAGGTGTTATATTAAAGATTGGAACAGATCATAGATTCACCAAGAACAATCAAAAGGTTGTAATTCACTTCATTTCCTTATTATACATTTTCTTTTCATATATACTCACTGGTTTGTAATGGAACAGAAGAAATCGAACTTTGAGTTCACTCTGGTGAAAGAGGAAATGGATGGCCAAGCAATCCCAAATGGCAACAATCCTATACAGATAGATGGTCCCCCTACTTTGTATAGTCACTGGCCAGATTTTATAGGAGCATTGTATAGAGTAAGATTAATGCTCCTTATTACAGATAGATAGTATTGATCAAAGAGAAATAAATGATTTGATATTgtgaaaaatgattttattcaTTGACAtgaaaaagtatatataaataatacaccTATCAAACTGACTAATTAGGAAAATAGAATTTGTGGGTTGGGTCCATGGAATGTAAATAAtatggctgaatacatagtttgactcCTAAATTTGTACCTTATTACCCAtctaatttctaaatttaacgtctcactTATCGAatctctgaacttgttaaataatctgatttgacccctgaacttgatgaatacgtaaatattgaacccttccgtacgcaatttcttctagaatatttcaagtgacaggtgaaCATGGAGGGgttaaatatttacatatttatcatgtttaggagttaaatcggattatttaacaacttcAGAGGTTTGATAgatgagacgttaagtttagatgTTAGATGGATAAATaatacaagttcaggggtcaaactatatattaagcaCAATAGCGAAAATTCAAAAAGCAGAAACATAAACCCCACTCTAAGCGGCCAAACATCAAACATTTGATCtgcaaaaaacactacaaaccTTGATGAACTCCAACAACAAATAAATCAGCTTCACATTTTAAACCAACCAACCCTAAATGTTCGGTGCTCAGTCATCATCGCCGGCTTTCGGCACTCCGTCTTCAACTCCGTCATTATTCAGCACTCCATCTTCTACGCCGTCGTTTGGCAACACTTCCGCTCCTTCACTCTTCGGCACTCCGTCGTCTACTCCGGCGTTCGGTACTCCTTCCACTCCTTCTTTCTCCACCGGCGGCGGTTTTGGTTCTCTTTTCTCCACGCCGTTAACGCAGCAGCCGCAACAAACTCCGTCTGCTACCGGATTTGGATTCCAAACTCCTGCTAGTAATAATCAGATGATGACGCCGTTTCCTAACGCTCAGTTAACTACTCAAATGGCTCCGGTTGCTCCTCTCCCGTTCTCTCTCGCCGATCGTGATATTCAGGTTTGTTTTTATAATCTCCGTTAATTATAACGCCTCAGTTTTTTTAAATCGTAATTagttaatgttattaaattatGCATTATTTAACAGGCGATTGTGGATGCTTATAAGGAGGTACCAGGAAACCCTAAATATGCGTTCAAGGTTTGTTTACTTTCTCAAGTTAGGGTTTAGAATTTACTATTTAGGTTTTGAAAGTTGAAATTGCAATGTGAGGGTTTTGTGTGGTTGACTAGGGTTTTGGATGTTGACTTTTGTTTTGCAGCATTTGTTGTTTAATGTGACTGATCCACAGTGTAAAGTGAAGCCGGCTGGGGTTTCAGATGtgagtttttaatttattatttctctGGTTTTTTTGGGTATGGAAATGGAATGATATTGTTGTGTTTGTGCTAATTTTGGTGAATAGTTTGCGTTATGCTAGATTATGTGGGCAGAGGCTATGGCAAAGCTAGAAGGTATGGAGAGTTCGGATCGAGAACGTCTTTGGCCTCAGCTTGTTCATGGTTTTAAAGATCTTTCTAATCGGCTCAAGGTATTTGTTTCTAAGCTGAGACATGAAATGCAATGTCTTCCTTTCCATTGTTGAGTTAGTTTAATGGTCATGATTATGTTCTCATTGCTATGTCAGATAGATTTCAGTTATTAAAGTTCAGGAATGTCAAATTTAGTGTAGAGTTTTGAAGGTTATTTCTTTTGGATGGCTCATTTATGTAGTctgttattttatttgaaatgtgTGGCACTAAATTAGAGAACAAGAAAGTTTATTGTGCTTAAAATGGGACCTGCGTTGATAATACTTGATATCTAACCGTGGTCTATAGATAGATGATAGATCAGTTGAAAGAGTGGGTCAAGTAGAAAAATATCTGTTCTATTAGTGACCAGTGAACTGATGCTTTGAAGAAGTGTAAGGCCATGAGTTTAGTACACAGAGAAGGTGGAGTTATTTAGATGGAGAACATAAGTATTACGAATGTCAGGATTACCAGCTGCTGAAAAAGTGCTTCAAGCACATTCATGCTGACAAGGCGAccctgtttttttttctttcattggCTTGCAAGTATAGAGTTACTGGGGATATAGTTTAGATTCCCTATACTTACTGTTATTCCTTATGTGCTCCTGTTGTCATCATGTTTGCTGGTTGACTGGTATATGAGCCTTTTGACATTGTAATACTCAAATGTTGCAGCTCCAAGATGAAGTTATTGTTTCAGATGCTGAGCGATTGCGCATGACCCAAAGCAATGTGAAGATGGTAACTTTCCATACTACTACCTTTATGCATCGTAAATTTCCGAacatgttatttattatttaattgtttgcAGCTTCAAAGGCATTTTCAAGCTGAGACACTTCCATGGATTGAAAGAATGAGGCAAAAGGAGCAGAGTCTTCAAAGGCGTCTGTTAAGGGTGAGAAcaatatccaatcatttcatgGGAAACCATCGGCAAATTAACAGAATGATGCTATCCGCTGTATCGTAACATGTGTCTGAACTAGCAAGACCTGTTTTGTATTTTGCGAGCAGTATATATGCATTTAGTATCATCAAGATCTAATCCTTGTCTACTCTTGTTTGCTTGAAGGTAATGAGAATAATGGAGGCATTAGAGGGTAAGGGTTACAGAATGCCGTTAATGAAAGGGGAAGCTGAATTGGCCGAGAAACTGGCTGGTACAACCAGACaggtgggttttttttcttCCTGGGGTACTGTACCTCTTAATGTTTCCTGACTTGGCTGTGATTCAGAGACAATGCTAACAAGCAGAAGCTTTGCAGCTCAAAGGATCTGGAGCTGAACTTTCTAGGAGAGTTCAAAACCTACTCAACGTAACACGTGTTCAAGCCAATGCACTTGGAGCTGGTGGATCTATTTATCTTCCTGGGTCAACCAAAATACATGAACAGAGTCTTGCTGATATGCAGGAGGTAAGTTTCAGATACACTTGAGGTCATGGCTTTTGGTATTATTGTCATTCGTAGGAATGTGCATTAGTCTGTTCGGTAgtaaaaatttgaataattaataGATATTAAATTTAGTAATAAAATCTAGCTACATTGCAATATATCGtactttttaaccatttaaactCATATAAAATAATCTTATTCTTGAGAAAACaatattactttaaaaataaaataaattatgcaGATGGAGTTCAGCTTTTTTGGTTTTTCAAAATGgaaaaaaccaaataaaaccaaatttcTTAAAAACTTATATCAAAacaaaccaatttttttaaaaagttataacttATAATAAAACCAAACCTACTAGTTTTGGTTTTGTTAGGTTTGGTTTTTTAGTCCAGTGCAATTTTTGCGCATCCCTAGTCATTTGTAATGTGgttcttttattttctaatgCTAAGGCCAATAATATCCAGATGGGAAAAAAATGACGGTTTTAGCACTAAATCACCAAATCATTAATTGTTACTCCATTTACCAAAAATTAAAGTTCTTATTGGTGTTCAATGTTACTGTATGGTTGATATGTTGTAAATGTGCTTGTCAAGGGATTGCATTTGGTAATTGACAAATGATTGGTTTGTTGAGTAGGTCTTACAACAGCAGACGGAAGCCATTGCAAGGCTTGGAAGTGTGTTGAAACGAGATATGAGGGATATGGAAATTATTATGGCGGAGGATACGGAAATGACACTAAATGTTAGCTAGAGAAAGGAGCAAGGAGTGCTTGATCCGTTTTTGTGAATTCGTTTTATGTTCTCGAATCTTACGACTAATCAGATTACTAAAACCTCTTATACCCATTTTTCGATGTCGTATTGTTTCAAGTTTATTAGAGCTTGTACATCTAAACCAGCAATGCCAACTCTTAAAAGATGCAATTTGTAGGGCAGTTTTCCTTAATTAACGGGATGTTGAGAATTGTGGCTTCTTTTGCTCACAAAATTGTAATGTACAAATGATTTTCCAAGTTCGTACATCCGCTATGGTTTCTTCAATTTTGCTTTATTCAAAACTGTTAGCAAACAATGGAACCAATTGTTAGCAAACAAAGGAACCAATTAAGACACAAAATCAAGCATGCATACAAGAAATTAGCATTAGTCtagtttctttttgtttttgttagtaTCACAAAATTGGGTGCCATAATCACACTATTAAATTAATACACCGAATATTTTGTTTATCGATAGCTCTGGATTTGAATGTCTATAATATAGAAATGATGTCAGTCTTTCGAATCTAAATTGTTAGTTCAGCTATAAGGCATAAGCTTCTGCCATAATTAGGAGAACAAGTGATGTCCATCCCGTAAACAGACGAGCACCCTTTCCCTTACCCTTCTTTTGATCATACTGTTCCCATAAAAATCCTGTTTGGTGATAATTCTGAACCACATTTCTGTTGAGGAACACAAAAATAGTTAAATCAATCAGCAGTAAAAAATCAAGCTTGGTTTAGTAAACACTTTACCCGATCAGATTGCTCCTTAGTTCGTCATAGATTTTCTTCGCCCTATCTCTGTATGGTCCATCTTCTGCAAGGGATCAACAAATGTAAAGATTAGCATAGGCATGAAAAACAAAGTATTTCTACTCTCTTTGTGGGTATTTTAAGGAATGTGAAGATGGATGAGTTGAAAGGAATGTGAAGATGGGTATTTTAAGGAATGTGAAGATGTATGGtccataataaataaaaaggttaaTAATCTTCATCCCTTCCCGAGTTAGGTCCGAATTATTGTTTTCCTTATGATATTTGAAAAATCACTATTTCCAAAGACTTTAAGATTTAGATAATTAAAACCTCAAAGGGGTCTCAGTTAAAGGGAACGAGAAATAGTTATTTGTCAAAATTTAGAAGAAAAACTGTATTTTAGATCTAAACTCAGGAGCAAAAAATACACaagtattaagaaatttagtaaattaatatataatgagtaattttctaaaaatatacaCACTTGCCCTTATCTAATGTAGTATTGACTTTATCTCTTAGTGAGCTACCATTTAATCATTTAAGTAATAAATGagtgcctataatttgggacaaagaaatttaaaatagtgcCTATCAATACGGAGGGAATAATAACTTACTTAAATTCATGCTCTTTTTTAACCTATGCATAGAAAATAGAGAGTCCTATCACTCAGATAGATGGGACAAACTAATGAGTTCGGATATTAATGAATTCTACATGGGAGTTCTCAGAATAATATTCTCTATTGATCTGTTAATAACAAGCAGTTATAAGCAAGTTGCTTGATACCTTCTGAGTAGTGGTGGAGAGCTGAAAGAATCAAGTAATTCATGTTCATCCAAATTGGCCCTCGCCAATAAGGTGGGTCATGCTCTGTGTTGCGTTTCATGTATATGGAGCTGTGGCAATAAGGGTAAATCGCATAAATTCAGGGTCACATAATCCCTCGGTCAATGTCAAACACAAGCTCATGTGAAATCATAAGGCAAGGTAGATAGTAGAGTTTATCACCTTGTTTTGGCAAGAGATCGGAGTCCATAGTTGGTCCACAAGACACTCTGGTTTGAAATGAGGTCGAGTTGTTTTTCCAGAATCCATGAATCCTACATATTAAGTGGTTTGCATGAAAAATCTAAAACAAGCTTATTGATTTGAGACTGAACTGATAACGTGGAATTTCCACAGAAGATTCTCCATGCAACTCACAGACGGAATGATTCTCCTCATGAATGGGAAAAGACTGACATAACCAACATGAGGAACCAATCTCAACTTTGGTCTTTCTAATACTTCTCGAACAAGATCACGCTTTAGATAACCATTGCCCACAATTGTTTCTTTCCAACTTAACCGAACCTGGTAGATTCAGcaattagtaaattttaaaagaaatgaaaagggGAAAGCTAACTAAATTTACagtgtaaatatttataaacaagAAAGAGGAATAAAGTCAACGCAGAGGCACAACAAGAATACAAAAGAGATCAGTAATTACAACCAATTTTGTAGTCCGAGACGTACAGAGACATCTTCATAGTGTACTAAAAGATAAATGTAGAACAATCTGACATAAACATCAACAAAAAAGCAAATACCTTTTCGGTATGATTTCCAAAATCGAAATATGCTCCATAAGCAGGATCGAGGTGCATCTGATAAAATATCAGATAGATTAATACATGAAAATGCACCATCAGAATAATGAAAAGCCTAACTGCAAGACATAGATGCATGTAAAACCAGACAGTCTAAGTATCATGTATCTGATATCTCTGGAAAAGACGAACTTTAAGCAAAGACAAACCTGATTCAGCAATTCAAAATCTGAAAGTAACTTGGCTGTTGAACTGTAATCCTGCATTGCGTCAAAATCTCAATTACGATATTTAAagcattaatttatttttgtaccAATCTATAATCCAGATTTATGGTCTTTTTAGCATACCTTTCCAGACTTGTCTTCTTTCTCTACTAGCTGTTGGATGTAACGCATGCAATTTGCAGCAAGAAGCATCCAGCATCT containing:
- the LOC126655819 gene encoding F-box/kelch-repeat protein At1g67480, which produces MSLDFMKMPCYVSGKKRLTERDTSFSISPAQSKSTCLKSNLQLVSRVSDDIDSPILPGLPDDVAKYCLALVPRPHFPSMGAVCKKWRLFIKSKEFLVVRKLAGLLEEWLYVLTVDSEGKESQWEVMDCLGQRRQLLPPMPGHTKAGFGVAALNGKLLVLAGYSVIDGTGSASADVYEYESCLKSWSKLSSMNVARYDFACAEVNGKVYVVGGYGIDGDSLSSAEMYDPDTGKWTLIESLRRSRWGCFGCSFEGKLYVMGGRSSFTIGNSKKVDVYNPERQTWCEMKNGCVMVTAHAVLGKKLFCMEWKDERKLAIFNSEDDSWKMVPVPIAGSSTIGFRFGILDGKLLLFPQEKVPGCYTLLYDPNASPGSEWRMSEIKPSGQCLCCVTVKA
- the LOC126655237 gene encoding nuclear pore complex protein NUP54, which produces MFGAQSSSPAFGTPSSTPSLFSTPSSTPSFGNTSAPSLFGTPSSTPAFGTPSTPSFSTGGGFGSLFSTPLTQQPQQTPSATGFGFQTPASNNQMMTPFPNAQLTTQMAPVAPLPFSLADRDIQAIVDAYKEVPGNPKYAFKHLLFNVTDPQCKVKPAGVSDIMWAEAMAKLEGMESSDRERLWPQLVHGFKDLSNRLKLQDEVIVSDAERLRMTQSNVKMLQRHFQAETLPWIERMRQKEQSLQRRLLRVMRIMEALEGKGYRMPLMKGEAELAEKLAGTTRQLKGSGAELSRRVQNLLNVTRVQANALGAGGSIYLPGSTKIHEQSLADMQEVLQQQTEAIARLGSVLKRDMRDMEIIMAEDTEMTLNVS